In one window of Janthinobacterium sp. 1_2014MBL_MicDiv DNA:
- a CDS encoding SPOR domain-containing protein, whose protein sequence is MGLFSKLFKNKQESSGEDSGFYVPGEAQSPTRKRAANTAGGGGSRRGGKEAPDPVLPEKKRARRRLVGAIALALGVAVGLPMLLDSEPKAPVNDIAIDIPSKEKVAAAPAPAPVQAVPAPASAANNGLDQSEEIVDAPLPPAAKPAPAPVLAAAQPVPAKPAYVEPKAEPKPVKPEPKPEPKHEAKPEPKHEPKPETKPEPKHEVKPEAKPEAKPAKPAQSADDAARALAILEGKPLDKPQEKAHDAGSGKFVVQVAALATQDKVDELQEKLREAGIKSYTQKVSSPAGERIRVRVGPFGSRDDAEKTRAKLQKLGLGGSLVPA, encoded by the coding sequence ATGGGCTTGTTCTCGAAACTGTTTAAAAACAAGCAAGAATCCTCTGGCGAAGACAGCGGCTTTTATGTCCCTGGCGAAGCACAGTCGCCGACCCGCAAGCGCGCCGCCAACACTGCCGGTGGCGGTGGTTCGCGCCGTGGCGGCAAGGAAGCGCCGGATCCGGTCTTGCCTGAAAAGAAACGCGCGCGCCGCCGCCTGGTCGGGGCCATCGCCCTGGCCCTGGGCGTGGCCGTCGGCTTGCCGATGCTGCTCGACTCCGAGCCGAAGGCGCCCGTCAACGATATCGCCATCGACATTCCGTCGAAAGAGAAGGTCGCCGCCGCGCCCGCGCCCGCCCCCGTGCAGGCCGTACCGGCCCCGGCGTCGGCAGCGAACAATGGCCTCGACCAGTCCGAGGAAATCGTCGATGCGCCGCTGCCTCCGGCAGCCAAACCTGCTCCGGCGCCCGTGCTGGCCGCGGCCCAGCCCGTGCCGGCCAAGCCCGCCTATGTGGAGCCGAAAGCGGAACCGAAACCCGTCAAGCCCGAACCGAAACCCGAGCCGAAGCATGAAGCGAAGCCGGAACCAAAGCACGAACCCAAGCCGGAAACGAAGCCCGAGCCCAAGCATGAAGTGAAGCCGGAAGCCAAGCCCGAAGCGAAACCGGCCAAGCCGGCGCAGTCTGCCGACGATGCGGCGCGCGCCCTGGCGATTCTGGAAGGCAAGCCGCTGGACAAGCCGCAAGAGAAGGCGCACGACGCCGGCAGCGGCAAGTTCGTGGTGCAGGTGGCGGCCCTGGCGACGCAGGACAAGGTGGACGAATTGCAGGAAAAACTGCGCGAAGCGGGCATCAAGTCGTATACGCAGAAAGTCTCCAGCCCTGCAGGCGAGCGCATCCGCGTGCGAGTGGGGCCGTTCGGCAGCCGCGACGATGCGGAAAAGACGCGCGCCAAGCTGCAAAAGCTGGGCCTGGGCGGTAGCCTGGTGCCGGCGTGA
- a CDS encoding CvpA family protein — translation MTIFDYLVLFVLVTSVLISMMRGLVKEILSLVSWIVAFVIANAYGATLAKFLPEAVPGEAIRLLLAFVVLFIGVRILMGLLSMTVDALVKVTGLSLADRTLGSLFGLARGLVIVLTAVILCGMTSIPQQPFWKNALLSPVAEQGARAIKPYLPAAYAQHVKF, via the coding sequence GTGACGATCTTCGATTACCTGGTGCTGTTCGTGCTGGTGACGTCCGTGCTGATCAGCATGATGCGTGGCCTGGTCAAGGAAATACTGTCGCTGGTCAGCTGGATCGTGGCTTTCGTCATTGCCAATGCGTATGGCGCCACCCTGGCGAAATTCCTGCCGGAAGCCGTGCCGGGCGAAGCCATCCGCCTGTTGCTCGCTTTCGTGGTGCTGTTCATCGGCGTGCGCATTCTGATGGGATTGCTGTCCATGACGGTCGATGCGCTCGTCAAGGTGACGGGACTGAGCCTGGCCGACCGCACCCTGGGCAGCCTGTTTGGCCTGGCGCGGGGCCTTGTGATCGTGCTGACCGCCGTCATCTTGTGTGGCATGACGTCCATCCCGCAGCAGCCATTCTGGAAAAACGCGCTGCTCAGCCCGGTCGCGGAACAGGGCGCGCGCGCCATCAAGCCTTATCTGCCTGCCGCCTATGCGCAGCATGTGAAATTTTGA
- the purF gene encoding amidophosphoribosyltransferase has product MCGIVGVVSHQPVNQLLYDALLLLQHRGQDAAGIATNHSSMFSMHKANGLVRDVFRTRNMRSLQGTTGIGHCRYPTAGSSSEEEAQPFYVNAPFGITLAHNGNLTNWEQLKQEMFKNDRRHINTDSDSEVLLNVLAHEIQEATTGLNLDPDAIFKAVTVLNRRVKGGYAAVAQIAGVGLLAFRDPHGIRPLCLGINETEQGAEYLIASESVALEGMGFRFVRDIGPGEAVFIDADKQLHSRQCADNASLNPCVFEFVYLARPDSVIDGASVYATRLKMGEYLAEKIRTELPGVHIDVVMPIPDSSRPAAIQLAMALNIEYREGFIKNRYIGRTFIMPGQAARKKSVRQKLNAIPSEFKDKVVLLVDDSIVRGTTSREIVQMAREAGATKVIFASAAPPVIYPNVYGIDMPTRDELIAYGRTTEEVCREITADYLVYQDIGALKQAIADVNPALTSFEASCFDGVYVTGDVSQEYLDRLEYARHHPKAAAPEDTPRSQLNLNLATTEA; this is encoded by the coding sequence ATGTGTGGCATCGTCGGCGTCGTTTCCCATCAACCTGTCAATCAATTGCTCTATGACGCATTGTTGCTCTTGCAACATCGCGGCCAGGACGCGGCAGGGATTGCGACCAATCACAGCAGTATGTTTTCCATGCACAAGGCCAATGGCCTCGTACGTGACGTCTTCCGTACGCGCAACATGCGTTCGCTGCAAGGCACAACGGGCATCGGCCACTGTCGCTACCCGACGGCCGGTTCGTCGAGCGAAGAGGAAGCACAGCCGTTTTATGTGAATGCGCCGTTCGGCATCACGCTGGCGCACAATGGCAACCTGACCAACTGGGAACAGTTGAAACAGGAAATGTTCAAGAACGACCGCCGCCACATCAATACCGATTCCGACTCGGAAGTGCTGCTCAACGTGCTCGCGCATGAAATCCAGGAAGCGACGACGGGCCTGAACCTGGACCCGGACGCCATCTTCAAGGCCGTGACCGTGCTGAACCGTCGCGTCAAGGGTGGCTACGCTGCCGTGGCGCAGATCGCCGGCGTGGGCTTGCTGGCCTTCCGCGACCCGCACGGCATCCGTCCGCTGTGCCTGGGCATCAATGAAACGGAGCAGGGCGCCGAATACCTGATCGCGTCCGAATCCGTGGCCCTGGAAGGCATGGGCTTCCGCTTCGTGCGCGACATCGGCCCCGGCGAAGCCGTCTTCATCGACGCCGACAAGCAATTGCACAGCCGCCAGTGCGCCGACAACGCCAGCCTGAACCCGTGCGTGTTCGAGTTCGTCTACCTGGCCCGTCCCGATTCCGTCATCGACGGCGCCTCCGTGTACGCCACGCGCCTGAAAATGGGCGAATACCTGGCCGAAAAGATCCGCACCGAATTACCCGGCGTGCATATCGACGTGGTCATGCCGATCCCCGATTCCTCGCGTCCGGCCGCCATCCAGCTGGCCATGGCGCTGAACATCGAGTACCGCGAAGGCTTCATCAAGAACCGCTATATCGGCCGCACCTTCATCATGCCGGGCCAGGCGGCGCGCAAGAAATCCGTGCGCCAGAAGCTCAACGCGATCCCGTCCGAGTTCAAGGACAAGGTCGTGCTGCTGGTCGACGATTCCATCGTGCGCGGCACCACCAGCCGTGAAATCGTGCAGATGGCGCGCGAAGCGGGCGCGACGAAAGTCATCTTCGCCTCGGCCGCGCCTCCGGTGATTTACCCGAACGTGTACGGCATCGACATGCCGACGCGCGACGAGCTGATCGCCTATGGCCGCACGACGGAAGAAGTGTGCCGCGAAATCACGGCCGATTACCTGGTGTACCAGGATATCGGCGCGCTGAAGCAGGCGATTGCCGACGTCAACCCGGCCCTGACCAGTTTCGAGGCGTCGTGCTTCGATGGCGTGTACGTGACGGGCGACGTGTCGCAGGAATACCTGGACCGCCTGGAGTACGCGCGCCACCATCCGAAGGCGGCAGCGCCCGAGGATACGCCGCGTTCCCAGCTGAACCTGAACCTGGCGACGACGGAAGCATAA
- a CDS encoding cystathionine gamma-synthase family protein, which produces MSDNKTYGFTTTILHNDRRKGIEHGSLHKPVHTSVAFGYGDARQLASVFQGKEPGFRYGRQGNPTVSALEDKVNKMEDGVATLCFATGMGAIGAVVQALLRAGDHVVSSAFLFGNTNSLWQTVTGQGMAVSFVDATDVANVAAAITPATRIVFVETIANPRTQIADLAKIGELCREKGILYIVDNTMTTPYLFRPKAVGAGLAVNALTKSIGGHGNALGGSLTDTGVFDWTQYPNILDNYKKAAPAQWGIAQIRAKALRDFGASLGPEAAHHIAVGAETMALRMDRTCSNALALATMLQADPRVAAVHYPGLASHPQHALATDLFRSYGSLFSFELKDGIDCFDFLNRLNLAIPASNLGDTRTLVIPVAHTIFYEMGAERRASMGIAESLIRVSVGIEDEADLLEDFRNALEA; this is translated from the coding sequence ATGAGCGACAACAAGACTTACGGCTTTACCACCACCATCCTGCATAACGACCGTCGCAAGGGCATCGAGCACGGTTCGCTGCACAAGCCCGTGCACACGTCCGTCGCGTTCGGCTACGGCGATGCGCGCCAGCTCGCTTCCGTGTTCCAGGGCAAGGAGCCCGGCTTCCGCTACGGCCGCCAGGGCAATCCGACCGTTTCCGCGCTGGAAGACAAGGTCAACAAGATGGAGGACGGCGTGGCCACGCTGTGCTTCGCCACCGGCATGGGCGCCATCGGCGCCGTCGTGCAGGCGCTGCTGCGCGCGGGCGACCACGTCGTGTCGTCGGCCTTTCTATTCGGTAACACCAACAGCCTGTGGCAGACGGTGACGGGGCAGGGCATGGCCGTGTCGTTCGTCGACGCCACCGATGTGGCCAACGTGGCGGCCGCCATCACGCCGGCCACGCGCATCGTGTTTGTCGAAACCATCGCCAATCCGCGCACGCAGATCGCCGACCTGGCGAAGATCGGCGAGTTGTGCCGCGAAAAAGGCATCCTGTATATCGTCGACAACACCATGACGACGCCGTATTTGTTCCGCCCGAAAGCCGTGGGCGCCGGCCTGGCGGTCAATGCGCTGACCAAGTCCATCGGCGGCCACGGCAATGCACTGGGCGGCAGCTTGACGGACACGGGCGTGTTCGACTGGACGCAATATCCGAACATCCTTGACAATTATAAAAAGGCGGCGCCGGCCCAGTGGGGCATCGCGCAAATCCGCGCCAAGGCCTTGCGCGACTTCGGCGCCTCGCTGGGACCGGAAGCGGCGCACCATATCGCCGTCGGCGCGGAAACCATGGCCCTGCGCATGGACCGTACCTGCTCCAACGCCCTGGCGCTGGCGACCATGCTGCAGGCGGATCCACGCGTGGCTGCCGTGCATTATCCGGGCTTGGCCTCGCATCCGCAGCACGCGCTGGCAACGGACTTGTTCCGCAGCTATGGCTCCCTGTTCAGCTTTGAGTTGAAAGACGGCATCGACTGCTTCGATTTCCTCAATCGCCTGAACCTGGCTATCCCGGCCAGCAACCTCGGTGACACGCGCACCCTCGTCATTCCCGTTGCCCACACGATCTTTTACGAGATGGGCGCCGAGCGCCGCGCCAGCATGGGCATCGCCGAATCGCTGATCCGCGTCTCCGTCGGCATCGAGGACGAGGCGGACCTGCTCGAGGATTTCCGTAATGCGCTGGAGGCATAA
- the lexA gene encoding transcriptional repressor LexA produces the protein MIKLTARQEQILNLIKDAIENTGFPPTRAEIANELGFKSANAAEEHLQALARKGAIEISPGTSRGIRLIGAAAETLPSKVPAALLMSLPLIGRVAAGSPILAQENLEASYNVDPALFSAKPDFLLKVRGWSMRDAGIMDGDLLAVKKVDSAKNGQIVVARIGDEVTVKRYKKTGSVIELLPENPDFKVITVSPEDEFALEGLAVGLMRSWH, from the coding sequence ATGATCAAGCTGACAGCACGACAAGAACAAATCCTGAACCTGATCAAGGACGCGATTGAAAATACGGGCTTTCCTCCCACCCGCGCCGAGATTGCCAATGAATTGGGTTTTAAATCGGCCAATGCGGCCGAAGAGCATTTGCAGGCCCTGGCCCGCAAGGGCGCGATCGAGATTTCGCCAGGCACGTCGCGCGGCATCCGCCTGATCGGCGCGGCGGCCGAAACGCTGCCATCGAAGGTGCCGGCAGCGCTGCTGATGTCGCTACCGCTGATCGGCCGCGTGGCGGCCGGTTCGCCCATCCTGGCGCAGGAAAACCTGGAAGCGAGCTACAACGTCGACCCGGCCCTGTTCTCGGCCAAGCCCGACTTCCTGCTGAAGGTGCGCGGCTGGTCCATGCGCGACGCCGGCATCATGGATGGCGACTTGTTGGCAGTCAAGAAGGTCGACAGCGCCAAGAATGGCCAGATCGTCGTCGCCCGCATCGGCGACGAAGTCACCGTCAAGCGCTACAAGAAGACGGGCTCCGTCATCGAACTGCTGCCGGAAAACCCCGATTTCAAGGTCATTACCGTGTCGCCGGAAGACGAATTCGCCCTGGAAGGGCTGGCAGTTGGCTTGATGCGCAGCTGGCATTGA
- a CDS encoding zinc dependent phospholipase C family protein, producing MIDRCGKRFTLLAGLLGILFAGNACAFTLGTHVWVGQQVINDLADDGKITIVLQGKPVTLEVPAHVRSAILANQTEFLLGNIGPDSAPDILVGQTIVHPGIEDGWKTNDWLRFLLNSARGNAAGTAYAYGYLGHASADMFAHTYVNQYAGDIFDLADETLVEQRHIALEGFIGRLTPPLRDHTGRQLGAVRALIKPSDAFGTFVRDTLVLNDTVQEQYSRGKYGRHLAAYHAYRKSIDAMVANPAWNQLDVAVVRLFASNWGVALSSNDAQKIIDKANVIIPKVQAGEDRIQSLANDLVNATQHLDDALFSGVKTATQTVFSVEQEILQLHLQISSKESELRRKASCPKKWQDPFGYHACQKANDVIDSINGSVNAALGSLNGKLAAKRQQLLQASIAVRDAAVASQKLVQIVSNAAIDFSQRMGQNTSPIKGPLMGWRNDVDVAMREYVKATSQSLLNSTDRAASATEPLSRWFDCYHMSILGVAQELSGCELRDGARNVVWAVDRALKLAEDLAFAGDLLGLPTPSEIRAWRDEQIASAKDRLMAEIFDRLLPRELQDILALFSKDMDDAALNDYFSRPERHNDKNLLMIPDLAARVRAEMRVTDGAFDPQRYAVAYNAVVLAKLSLLDTAGLVALGQLAGAAPEAGRSVFAQTDNVIADAIASIDGNHQWMAVPPPRPNAVGAPYAQPASYAAPAGFVPWRPAVRSALFRGLFKGPLSSGIDVAGELGFPTLLPSDYPYRPCSGYPFPDSAADQACQGIKIVPVLQLLLD from the coding sequence ATGATCGACCGATGTGGTAAGCGTTTCACCTTGCTGGCTGGCTTGCTGGGCATCTTGTTTGCCGGGAATGCGTGCGCCTTTACCCTGGGCACGCATGTCTGGGTGGGGCAGCAGGTCATCAACGATCTGGCGGACGATGGCAAGATCACTATTGTATTGCAGGGAAAGCCCGTCACCCTCGAAGTGCCCGCGCATGTGCGCAGCGCCATCCTGGCGAACCAGACGGAGTTCTTGCTGGGGAATATAGGTCCCGACTCGGCGCCGGATATTCTCGTCGGGCAAACCATCGTCCATCCCGGCATCGAAGACGGCTGGAAGACCAACGACTGGCTGCGTTTCCTGCTCAACAGCGCCAGGGGTAACGCCGCGGGCACGGCATACGCCTATGGCTACCTGGGGCATGCCTCGGCCGACATGTTCGCCCATACGTATGTCAATCAGTATGCGGGAGACATCTTTGACCTGGCCGATGAAACGCTGGTGGAGCAGCGGCATATTGCGCTCGAGGGCTTTATCGGGAGGCTGACGCCGCCGTTGCGCGACCACACGGGCAGGCAGCTTGGCGCCGTGCGCGCCTTGATCAAGCCCAGCGATGCATTCGGCACGTTTGTGCGCGACACGCTGGTGCTCAACGATACGGTGCAGGAGCAATACAGCCGCGGCAAGTATGGACGGCATTTGGCGGCCTACCATGCCTACCGCAAATCCATCGACGCGATGGTGGCCAATCCTGCGTGGAACCAGCTCGACGTCGCGGTCGTGCGGCTGTTTGCGTCGAACTGGGGCGTGGCGCTGTCGTCGAACGACGCGCAAAAGATCATCGACAAGGCCAATGTCATCATCCCCAAGGTGCAGGCGGGCGAGGACCGCATCCAGTCCCTGGCAAACGATCTGGTTAATGCCACGCAGCATCTTGACGATGCCTTGTTCAGCGGCGTGAAGACGGCCACGCAGACGGTATTCAGTGTCGAGCAGGAGATACTCCAGCTGCACCTGCAGATTTCCAGCAAGGAAAGCGAGTTGCGCCGCAAGGCAAGTTGCCCGAAAAAATGGCAGGATCCGTTCGGCTATCATGCATGTCAAAAGGCAAACGATGTAATCGACTCCATCAATGGCTCGGTCAATGCGGCCCTGGGCTCGCTCAATGGCAAGCTGGCGGCCAAGCGGCAGCAGCTGTTGCAGGCCAGCATCGCCGTGCGCGATGCTGCGGTGGCATCGCAAAAGCTGGTGCAGATCGTCAGCAATGCCGCCATTGATTTCAGCCAGCGCATGGGGCAGAACACGTCGCCGATCAAGGGGCCGCTGATGGGCTGGCGCAATGATGTCGATGTTGCCATGCGCGAATATGTGAAGGCGACGAGCCAGTCATTGCTCAATTCCACGGACCGGGCGGCCAGCGCGACCGAGCCGTTGTCGCGCTGGTTCGATTGCTATCACATGAGTATTCTCGGTGTGGCGCAGGAGCTGTCCGGGTGCGAGCTGCGCGACGGCGCCAGGAATGTGGTCTGGGCGGTGGACCGGGCGCTCAAGCTGGCCGAGGACCTGGCGTTTGCCGGGGACCTGCTCGGCTTGCCGACGCCTTCCGAGATCCGCGCCTGGCGCGACGAGCAGATTGCCAGCGCCAAGGACCGCCTGATGGCGGAAATCTTCGACCGCCTGCTGCCGCGCGAATTGCAGGATATCCTGGCGCTGTTCAGCAAGGACATGGACGATGCCGCCCTGAACGACTATTTCAGCCGCCCCGAGCGCCATAATGACAAGAATCTGCTGATGATTCCCGACCTTGCCGCGCGCGTGCGCGCCGAGATGCGCGTGACGGATGGCGCCTTCGATCCGCAGCGATATGCGGTGGCCTATAACGCCGTCGTGCTGGCCAAGCTGTCGCTGCTCGATACGGCGGGTTTGGTGGCGTTGGGGCAACTCGCTGGGGCGGCGCCGGAAGCGGGGCGCTCCGTGTTTGCGCAGACCGATAACGTCATCGCCGACGCCATCGCCAGCATCGACGGCAATCACCAGTGGATGGCCGTGCCGCCGCCGCGTCCGAACGCCGTGGGCGCGCCGTATGCGCAGCCGGCGTCCTACGCCGCCCCGGCCGGTTTCGTGCCATGGCGTCCCGCCGTGCGCAGCGCGCTGTTCCGCGGCTTGTTCAAGGGGCCGCTGTCGTCCGGTATCGACGTGGCTGGCGAGCTGGGCTTCCCGACATTGTTGCCGAGTGACTATCCTTACCGCCCTTGCAGCGGATATCCGTTCCCGGACAGCGCTGCGGACCAGGCTTGCCAGGGCATCAAGATCGTGCCCGTGCTGCAGTTGTTGCTGGACTAG